The window CGCTGGTGACATTCCAGAAAATGTAGGTCGACTTCAGAACTTAAAAGAGCTTGATCTCTCGAACAATCTCTTGAGCGGGAAAATTCCAACTTCCATAAGTAACTTAACAGCCATCTCCACATTGTATTTGGATGCCAACAACCTTGAGGGACCAATCCCGAATTCCTTACATGAAATGCCTTCCCTTGGTTTTCTGAGGCTGCAGAACAATCGTCTCAGCGGAAACATTCCACCAGCTTTTGGCAACATAGCATCCCTTCAGAGAGTCTCATTAGCTAATAACAAACTCACGGGAGCAATACCGCCGAGCATCGGATATCTATCGGCTCTAACAGAATTGTACCTTGATGGAAATCTATTGTCGGGCCATATACCAAGATCAATCGGTCATCTATCGGGTCTTTTGGTCTTAAACATTTCTTACAATGCAATACAAGGCCAATTGCCCCGTGAGATGTCTTCCTTGCAGAACCTTCAAATTCTGGATTTGTCTTTCAACAGACTTAACCTTTCCTCAATCCCGACCTGGTTCTCACAACTATCCTCACTTTCCAAGATCTACATGGCCGGATGCGGAATCAAAGGCAAATTTCCCAGGCTTTTATGGATGATGCCTAGTCTGGTCCAGGAACTCGACCTATCTGCTAATCATATAACGGGAGGTCTGCCGTCATGGCTCGGCAGCCTAACCCAGCTCTACCTGCTGAACCTTTCAAGGAACTCGCTAGTTTCAGGAATCCCTGAAACATTTGCAAGCTTGAGTACCTTGGCTATACTAGATCTCCACTCAAATAAGCTGACAGGAAGTATAGAATGTGTTTTACGGTCACCGACTTATATCGATCTTTCTGACAACAGATTCAGCGATGGAACCGAAATGATAGGATTAGGAGCTGAATGTGGGATCCGTTATCTCAATTTATCAAACAACTCCTTAGAGGGAAGACTGCCAGACTCCATAGCAAGTTGTATTTTGATGAAGAGCTTTGATGTCAGCAGTAACGAGTTGGGGTTCAACTTGCCTGTCGGATTAGCGAGCATTAGCTCGCTGGAGACGCTGAAGCTGCAGCGGAACCGTCTCACTGGCAATATACCTAAGGATTATCTGAAGTTGAGGAAATTACGAGTATTAGATTTGTCAGATAATCTCTTGGTGGGGGAAATTCCTGCCGGGGAACCTCTAAGTGACTTCCCCGAGAGCTCATTTTCCGGCAACAAAGGATTGTGTGGGAAACCCCTTCCTCCCTGTAGGTTTTGagtatttctttttccttgtttCTTCCAAGAGAGTGCCAACTCTTTTTGCTTATAAAAGATAGGCAAACAGTCATTTGTTTTCCGAATTAAGATTCGACTTAGTGAATCTCTCTGGTcaatttttcagaaaattaGAGTTTTTATACGTCATTTTGGGAGAAAGGTAACCTTAATTTTCCAGAAGTTCACagcaaaacattaattttccAGAAAAGgaactttcgaatatcaaAACTGATCAACAGTTGCACAACAAACGACTTTCATTCCTCAAAATGAGAGAAGATAATGGTAAACCTCGCGCAGAATTAATGAAGCGGCTTCTTCCAGTTACTTAAGATATCTCTACAAATCATTGTAGCCCGCCGATATTTCTTGGGTTAAGCCCATCTGCTGGTAATTTGTGTAGTCTATTCCATTTAATCTTATGCAGCATAGGATCTGTTCAGGAAGTTCTTCGACTTTGTTCCCCTGTTCGAGGTGCATAAAAAACACAATTCTCAGAAACCAGCATGAGGAGAAATCGGAACAAAGCGACTTCTTTATGCATATTCACTCTCAAAGGGAAAGGTGGCCTTGCCTGAATAGTGAGGCCAACATCCAAGACGCAGAGCTTCAGACGGTCCAAAAATGTGTCGAAGCCCTTCCGCGAGATATAACTGAACCTGTGCATGTCTAAATCTATCTCGAAGTAGTTCTCACCCTGTGAAATTccataaaatagaaatcattAGTCTAGAGGaaataagttttgaaaattgtAAATTATCCCCATAACTTGATATTCCGAAACCATCATAGAATGGGATCGAGTTCCGTGAATCAGTACGACAAGTTAGGCAGGGATATACAGAATAAAACTCATGCTGAGGA of the Punica granatum isolate Tunisia-2019 chromosome 6, ASM765513v2, whole genome shotgun sequence genome contains:
- the LOC116211394 gene encoding LRR receptor-like serine/threonine-protein kinase FLS2 — translated: MVSWLLPFAAFVAIVAVIEGTKISSGGMCHPSDLKGLTSFRANVRVDTSGRLAKWTGIKCCEWEGISCDNSTGRVIEIRLPGFISTSDSPYQSQMKGLLSPYITLLRSLEVIDLGGLMDLSGAIPSSIGFDLPNLRKLYLCSNRITGQIPNSIGKLLKLEELVLFENRLSGTIPPSLGNLENLSSLLLYSNQLSGKLPNSLANLTSLVHIDIHGNYLAGDIPENVGRLQNLKELDLSNNLLSGKIPTSISNLTAISTLYLDANNLEGPIPNSLHEMPSLGFLRLQNNRLSGNIPPAFGNIASLQRVSLANNKLTGAIPPSIGYLSALTELYLDGNLLSGHIPRSIGHLSGLLVLNISYNAIQGQLPREMSSLQNLQILDLSFNRLNLSSIPTWFSQLSSLSKIYMAGCGIKGKFPRLLWMMPSLVQELDLSANHITGGLPSWLGSLTQLYLLNLSRNSLVSGIPETFASLSTLAILDLHSNKLTGSIECVLRSPTYIDLSDNRFSDGTEMIGLGAECGIRYLNLSNNSLEGRLPDSIASCILMKSFDVSSNELGFNLPVGLASISSLETLKLQRNRLTGNIPKDYLKLRKLRVLDLSDNLLVGEIPAGEPLSDFPESSFSGNKGLCGKPLPPCRF